TTATCTTTCCTATCTTAACCAGTGATTCAGGGTTCGATATTCACCTTGGGTAAGAAGCAATTTTAGAACTCGTGGCTAACATATATCCTTTAATGAGCCTACAAAATGCAGAGAATAAATTACTTAGTTGGCTTCAAAtgtattgagaaaaaaaaatcccattttTTAACCTGTATTAACTAATCAActttattccaaaaataacatTCAAAGATAACATAATCAATGGTTTTAACTCAACATCTTCTTGTCTAAATATGAATGATTTTTAGTCTTATTCCAAGGATCCCAGTTATATTTCAAACGATATTCTTTATGCTTATAGCTGAACAAATATACGCCGTCATCTTGCGATCTCCACCGGCAGTTATTCCCGGCACATTCTTTATCAAGGAACTTGTCGTCCGTCCAGAAGACGTCAAGGTACTTTTCGCCGCCGGTCCACCACATGTGGCAGCTGAACTTGGTCGTTGAGAAGAAATTGGTACGGAACGTCCAATTGAACTCGTTGTAGGGGAGGAGGTGGCGGACACCGAGATCGTCGTCCTTGGATCTGCAGTGAGCTTCCAGAAACTCGCCGTGGCTGAACCCGTTGCTGACGTGAACGTGACACTTGTTTAGGATGGAGTGAGTAACGAGTGACTGAGTCAGGCAAAGCGCCATAACCAGCATCATCTTCTTCGTAACAACATTTTGGGCGGGACtcatatttgatatatatatataaaggttgTTGATATGGTTAATTTGCTTTCCCCTTCTATCCTTTTATAGCAAAAGAGGCGGGGCTTGTccaaaaaaatagatatttggataattatgaatatcttaaaatttatttcaaaagatTTAATAGCacaaattaagtattttaaaaaataattaaatttgtctaattttatgattttgattaaatCTTTCCATATATTAatctttttataattgaaattataaaggttaaagGTTTCTAAAAGTgtataaaaagttattaaaatctataatttgaaaaatagaaatgatttgaTGAGGACACGATAATTGA
The Gossypium raimondii isolate GPD5lz chromosome 8, ASM2569854v1, whole genome shotgun sequence DNA segment above includes these coding regions:
- the LOC105793531 gene encoding S-protein homolog 1, which encodes MSPAQNVVTKKMMLVMALCLTQSLVTHSILNKCHVHVSNGFSHGEFLEAHCRSKDDDLGVRHLLPYNEFNWTFRTNFFSTTKFSCHMWWTGGEKYLDVFWTDDKFLDKECAGNNCRWRSQDDGVYLFSYKHKEYRLKYNWDPWNKTKNHSYLDKKMLS